agactttcttcagcaaagatatactaggagagaggggaacccctACACAGAATCAGCCCTGCAGTGCTGAGGCAAAAACAACAATGTACCTCTGAgtccccaggactgagaaccactgctcttcattgggacctcttcatatgTAGACTGGCTTCCATAGAgctctttatctgaggacagaaaacctcacaagaaacacacttcattatagtcaaattacaccacactgaatattatgttactattatctccgtcctcacttctagggacaggaATTACACAAAAGTACCTTCCCTATCCAGAATAGCCCcctctctcactgacagttggggctgctatcctttcaccctcctaCATGGCtgatagctagctacctacaaatggttttggagtttgttttttacagtaataaatacatcaagataggtagctaatatgaagttagacAGCTGatgatatttaattcacttagctatctatctatctatatagtaTTTGAAGTtggttagatagctagctagccaactagctagctcaTTTAGCAGCACATTAGAGTTAGCctgcactgtagctagttagctaataatacatcgttgtttctttacatttacaaaatctatttacttacttgaataggttctcccagccatgtggaCAACTGGAAACAGGGCAGAAAAGTTTGTAACCAGAGCACATTAGAGGATATTAATATTGAACTATGTAGCCATTTACGAAacagaccttcatacaaacttgctctGCTGAATTCTTGACGGAGTCACAACGGGAGGCCTAAGCAGCATCTagtccatctgctgactggacgcAGGTGAggaaaatgtacattttattttcagacaacaaGTTAACTCTAGGGTACTCTCTAGGGATTCTTGagacatccctaccctaaaccctaaccttaacccctaacttaaccattttaaatgtcaacttcaacggGCTAGGGACGTCCCAAAGATGTAtcgctacctgaaaatacatgatctaagtcaggggtgtcaaactcattccacggagggcctagtgtctgcaggtttttgttttttcctttcaataaagccctagacaaccaggtgtggggagttcctaactaattagggatgttaattcatcaatcaagtacaagggaggagcaaaaacccGCAGACGCTtggcccccgtggaatgagtttgacacctgtgatctaagtgattgatagtatTGTGGTATACATcagtcataaagccttatttactttaatgaactactaaaatagtgattttgtcagacagcatagacagcagctctacactttattgactgactgatccagtcatccttccatccctcctcagccttcctctcctctgaagacccagtgagggtggagctcagtcagagagctgttgagggactggttaggaagaacacttctacagccagaggtgagaggtcacacatggtttagatggtaaatatttatgtcccCTTAGCGGTTCATCACGTCAGAaaaagggaatatgttccatcatctatgttTATTTAAATTAGTGCAAATTgtattggtgtaatttctcaccccttTTGGCTGCATGAAAGGGAATTTCacctcaggcacacacatttgttctttgatattatgaaggtaatttgtatcaaatgtacttttccccactcattcaccccatctctttaTATTGAGTATTTatattcagtggcctgactgcatccagactatgtcaaaggctcatcctggtagatctgaacctaatgcagcttggagtgatcggatgacagaagtcacatttaggtgccaggtgtaactgaggccatagatgctccatatccactactttgagtgttttatataatatgactaaatgtgtttctgtgttgcaggggcagtcaagaaatggaacgaCAAGGCCaaagaacatgacataagcagagctgtgggaaaccacctcaagcccctggtagagccgggggtggtgtttaccactccaccacgccttcagcaggcttgaaaagtgggattgatactgatcttcatactaagatggaccaacagtctgttgattggtcagtcacTGGGTTCAATTGTTgacatcaaatcaagctttatttatacagcacatttcacacatggttacaacacaatggcttcacaggagaaaacaatgaaaataaactgaaatatttagtacacaaaaataagaggataaaaaaaacagaaaattaACTGAAAGACCAATGAGCAttctaaggaaatgccattgattaaaacactAATTGGATGaaatatccaacccaaaatataagcttgttttttaggaggggttctcaaagacactatgggggtgtcgaCTGAAAGTTGACTcgtaacaactgggacctaaaagacacccaccatgagacccactaaatctgcccaagaagaagcaaacaaaataaaaacccacagcaaacttaaagacaggaagcaaaccaaaaaggtggagcaactaaaggtgttgactctccacatctatcaagacaactggagcactgggccagacactcttaaatagaaacTGGACCGgatcaggtgaaacaccttcccactaacgagatggacaagccagcacaggtgtaacacatactgactaacgaggtgacaccaatcagtgcgtcctacgtgctaactagctatacgtgctaaagtccaacctcaaaacataaatggaaaaacgaaagactaactaacaccttaagagaatgctcactaacaacagaaaacaacttccatttcacattataatcaactacaatgcttcaccttcaccaatataaacatggtgtctgtctactgGCAACAACAATTAcaaacaatatttattttttattattcccacaaagatttttctttctatagcttctagaactcaccagcttctagaactctcgtccccttggaacgagcccaaacaaaactcatctccaatacggaaaaacgtgcagtaaaaataaactgtgatccatggcaatgccctggctaaacgcaaaacacaaaacattttgactgccccccttgagacaatcagcaaccaggtTGTTCTCACCacagacatgtctgatttcaagaggaaactcctgcaatatccgtagtaactttccacctcactgcggagcttctctctcttttcagagttcactcgataggcatgttgttggatcggggcccagtccccaatgtcatgctctagtacatttggtttGGCACATGTGAGAATTAACCCTGATTTTCTAAAAacagggcaacaatgtcaatataattgtacaaAAAAATTGTCAGTTGGTTGCATGAATAATTTTCATTACTAAATGTTATATGAAATATTTGATTGCATAGTATTATTTTCAACggcttttcaattacattttgctaAGTGGGatagcccaatgtcaaaacatagtattaacgtgtccaaatcaataaccaatatgcagaaacagtttgggataaattgaaaacctaacatgtggtatatacacaaacatctgccacaataattgtctttttttaaaacaagctccttataaactgcacaagcactagaaacactgttgttttgacaagtagcaataaatcactgatatcgattatgggggaaatcaggttgtatgtgctgttgaaactaacacaactaaaaaaCATGGAAAAGGGAGATATATTTtagctcactggttagaggacaacctgcagaagacagtcagctacatattggagtgatgcatttaaatttaggggtcgctaaacaaaggaacacaacacttatttgtcatcactcatcgatATTATGTTGAAATCAGTTGattctgggaataatgtgtacatcactggttagaggacaactctttttttgttagtcactgtgttgaatcacataaatagtactctttcaattcagagcctggatttccccCAATGagcctaatatccatatcatgttgaaatcaattgaTAAGGGGGCAAatgtttagggttctacattgtgacattctgactgactgactgcagagtatatttatatactatatattaaaacattctacattgagaCATTAAaacactcctactacaatgttaaaacattctacattgtgacattaattcattgatatcatgacaCAACTCCTTCATATATACATTTTCTGatatttgatcagagatcttttatcagattatctctggtcacagctaagaggcttctctcctgtgtgtgttctctggtgcactgtcagatggccagatcgaacaaaactcttcccacattgatcacagctaaactgtttctctcctgtgtgtattctctggtgcactgtcagatctccagatcgaacaaaactcttcccacattgaccacagctataagatttctctcctgtgtgtattctctggtgtaaagtcagagagccagatgtagtaaaactcttcccacattgatcacagctaaacggtttctctcctgtgtgtattctctggtgcactgtgaGCTGGTCAGAtcgaacaaaactcttcccacattgatcacagctatatggtttctctcctgtgtgtgttctctgatgtgcagtcagatggctagatgtaaaaaaactctttccacattgtgCACAGCCATATGGTTTCTCTCTTGTGTGATGTCTTTGATGTATTTTAAGTTTTACTGATGAGgcgaatctcttcccacattgaccacagctataaggtttctctcctgtgtgtgttctctggtgtatagttagatagccagaagaagaaaaactcttcccacattgatcacagctaaacggtttctctcctgtgtgtattctctggtgcactgtcagttctccagattgactaaaactcttcccacattgatcacagctatatggtgtctctcctgtgtgtgttctctggtgtttagtcagattgctagattgactaaaactcttcccacattgatcacagctatatggtttctctcctgtgtgtgttctctggtgcactgtcagatagccagaagtagtaaaactcttcccacattcatcacagctataagatttctctcctgtgtgtgttctctggtgtatagtcagattgctagatgtagtaaaactcttcccacattgactacaactataaggtttctctcctgtgtgtgttctctggtgcactgtcagatcactagattgacaaaaactcttcccacagtcagagcagcagtgagttctcttccctgtggatctctgcaggtgtttattgatgtgttctgatctggagagactcttctctgcctcgtcagcatcatgaggttgttgaggctccccagaggatccacgatagtcccgtatctctcctgtgcgaacaacaaagtcagatgattaaaggtcaacaacagtggaaatccactgtaaaaggtgatgccaacagcgtagccatgatgttgtacaacaattgacgtctgtaatgaatgttacaattatttgacaattgtctcAAAATGAGCAAGATTAGTCATATtttagtagtaacatcgatgattgtagagtagaaataagttattcatgttgttgaaactctaagcagtgtgccagacgacttttggtgTCCAATATAGGgccctttctgtgtttaataaaattgcggCACGAGGGCGATGCGCACACAATTTGATTGCATAAACATCtctctgctaatgaggaaaccgatagtaatggatgtagtatatctggtaatgaggaaaccacaagttatggatgtagtatatctgcctggagcaaaaatggtgagcaaagcttttagtttttcacaatgtattctgaatgtgaatggggaaaaactcaggggagtaacctctatttccaggttgcttatgagtacatttcacactactttggattataattgtaaggctcgtttgaatgttCTGCTTAATATAAATGtgtgctacagtattaagaatgtgtaattattgaagaaccgcgtTAATGACAGTATACATTTGGGTGTTGCTAATAAAGTTGAGATTTCttttgtatttcacctttatttaaccaggtcggccagtcgagaacaatttctcatttacaactgtgacctaccaagataaagcaaagcagtgagacaaaaacaacagagttaaacgtgggataaacaaacgtacagtcaataacacaatagaaaaatctatatacagtgtttgcaaatggagtaaggaggtaaggcaataaataggccttagtagcaaagtaattacaatttag
The DNA window shown above is from Salvelinus fontinalis isolate EN_2023a chromosome 40, ASM2944872v1, whole genome shotgun sequence and carries:
- the LOC129839880 gene encoding zinc finger protein ZFP2-like isoform X2, whose amino-acid sequence is MRSLSYSLVNEEEDCWTEKEALITEEKEEEVITVKQEVEGEAVTVKKEEIDVTVKEEEDAFRVKEGEDFTVKEEEEKEEDAAFGVKEEEGEMTVTSKKEGEETGYLGPVSQTALGEAVTVKQEVEDETVTVKEEKDVSVKEEEDAFKEEEDFTVKEEEDAAFGVKEEEWEMTVTSKKEEETTGYLGPVSQTHLMASIGSKDELSHKMVLRNRSLINTREIRDYRGSSGEPQQPHDADEAEKSLSRSEHINKHLQRSTGKRTHCCSDCGKSFCQSSDLTVHQRTHTGEKPYSCSQCGKSFTTSSNLTIHQRTHTGEKSYSCDECGKSFTTSGYLTVHQRTHTGEKPYSCDQCGKSFSQSSNLTKHQRTHTGETPYSCDQCGKSFSQSGELTVHQRIHTGEKPFSCDQCGKSFSSSGYLTIHQRTHTGEKPYSCGQCGKRFASSVKLKIHQRHHTREKPYGCAQCGKSFFTSSHLTAHQRTHTGEKPYSCDQCGKSFVRSDQLTVHQRIHTGEKPFSCDQCGKSFTTSGSLTLHQRIHTGEKSYSCGQCGKSFVRSGDLTVHQRIHTGEKQFSCDQCGKSFVRSGHLTVHQRTHTGEKPLSCDQR
- the LOC129839880 gene encoding zinc finger protein ZFP2-like isoform X3, whose product is MSSLNYSSPAKEEAVCWTEKEALGLNIVVKEEKEEEDFTVKQEVEGEAVTVKEEEKDVTVKEEEDVTVKEEDEEEKEVDVVYGVKEEGEITVTLKDEEEIGDLINTREIRDYRGSSGEPQQPHDADEAEKSLSRSEHINKHLQRSTGKRTHCCSDCGKSFCQSSDLTVHQRTHTGEKPYSCSQCGKSFTTSSNLTIHQRTHTGEKSYSCDECGKSFTTSGYLTVHQRTHTGEKPYSCDQCGKSFSQSSNLTKHQRTHTGETPYSCDQCGKSFSQSGELTVHQRIHTGEKPFSCDQCGKSFSSSGYLTIHQRTHTGEKPYSCGQCGKRFASSVKLKIHQRHHTREKPYGCAQCGKSFFTSSHLTAHQRTHTGEKPYSCDQCGKSFVRSDQLTVHQRIHTGEKPFSCDQCGKSFTTSGSLTLHQRIHTGEKSYSCGQCGKSFVRSGDLTVHQRIHTGEKQFSCDQCGKSFVRSGHLTVHQRTHTGEKPLSCDQR